The Mesorhizobium sp. B1-1-8 genome contains a region encoding:
- a CDS encoding DUF1178 family protein, protein MIRFSLICEHEHEFEAWFRSNEDFDTQKKRGFVDCPTCGSHKIEKALMAPAVSTSRGREKVALAMGEAQKQALAQLKAMADKVRENADYVGDKFAEEARKIHFGEADARGIYGEATLEEAKSLAEDGVEFMPIPSFPDERN, encoded by the coding sequence TTGATCCGCTTTTCCCTGATTTGCGAACACGAGCACGAATTCGAGGCCTGGTTCCGCAGCAACGAAGACTTCGACACCCAGAAGAAGCGCGGCTTCGTCGATTGCCCGACCTGTGGCTCGCACAAGATAGAAAAAGCCCTGATGGCGCCGGCGGTGTCGACCTCTCGCGGGCGAGAGAAAGTCGCGCTCGCCATGGGCGAGGCGCAGAAGCAGGCGTTAGCGCAATTGAAGGCAATGGCCGACAAGGTGCGCGAAAATGCCGACTACGTCGGCGACAAATTCGCCGAGGAGGCGCGCAAGATTCATTTCGGCGAGGCCGATGCGCGCGGCATCTATGGCGAGGCAACACTGGAAGAGGCGAAAAGCCTTGCCGAGGACGGCGTCGAGTTCATGCCGATCCCGAGCTT